Proteins found in one Fulvitalea axinellae genomic segment:
- a CDS encoding DUF2279 domain-containing protein, which produces MRRALLGLIFILSTLGATAQTPDSLKRNDNRKLFRHLTLGAGVYTASLIGLNQVWYSEDRSSFHWFDDLPEWKQMDKAGHAFSAFHLGRLGYEYLGTYDISERKRRFWGSLSGALLLSPIELLDGFQPEYGASASDLVANLTGSALLWGQLSLWNEIRIKPKFSYRASPYAELRPNTLGSTWNERLLKDYNAQTYWLSFDIHAFLPSGNAFPKWLNLALGYGADGMVYARDSQNEAHGHRAYRQYYLALDWDLSHIKTRRKGIKALLFVLDAIHLPAPGLGLDERGNFSFHALYP; this is translated from the coding sequence ATGCGCAGAGCTTTACTCGGCCTTATTTTTATACTTTCGACTCTCGGCGCCACGGCCCAGACGCCCGACTCACTCAAACGGAACGACAACCGCAAACTGTTCCGCCACCTGACATTGGGCGCGGGCGTATACACGGCATCGCTCATAGGGCTCAACCAAGTCTGGTATTCCGAAGACCGCAGCTCGTTCCACTGGTTCGACGATCTGCCCGAATGGAAACAAATGGACAAGGCCGGCCACGCTTTCTCGGCTTTCCACCTAGGAAGGCTCGGCTACGAGTACCTCGGCACATACGACATCTCGGAGCGCAAGCGCCGATTCTGGGGCAGTCTCTCCGGCGCCCTCCTGCTCTCGCCCATCGAACTCCTCGACGGCTTCCAGCCCGAATACGGTGCCTCGGCCTCGGACCTAGTGGCCAACCTCACGGGCTCCGCACTGCTTTGGGGACAGCTCTCGCTTTGGAACGAAATCCGCATAAAGCCGAAATTCTCATACCGGGCCTCGCCCTACGCCGAACTGCGTCCCAATACGCTGGGCTCCACTTGGAACGAGCGCCTGCTCAAGGACTACAACGCCCAAACCTACTGGCTTTCCTTCGACATCCACGCCTTCCTGCCCTCCGGCAACGCCTTCCCCAAATGGCTCAACCTAGCCCTGGGCTACGGCGCCGACGGCATGGTATACGCCCGCGACTCCCAAAACGAAGCCCACGGCCACCGCGCCTACCGCCAATACTACTTGGCCCTGGACTGGGACCTCAGCCATATCAAAACCCGGCGCAAAGGCATCAAGGCCCTACTCTTCGTACTGGATGCCATCCACCTACCCGCCCCCGGCCTGGGTCTGGACGAACGGGGCAACTTCAGCTTCCATGCCCTTTATCCCTGA
- a CDS encoding deoxyribodipyrimidine photo-lyase, with amino-acid sequence MKKTILFWLRRDLRLSDNTALAEASRTGAKVLPVFVFDPNDPVDPFDGNGHRLRFKLKALRQMAEQLAKAGKAITVTVGDPAKAIPELAKEHQAQAVFANRRYEPDSVAQDEEVKKQLEQAGVSFQTHKDAVIFEGKEIVNGQGEPYKVFTPFSKMWNASLDEDQLDGQARTASLGALLDGPVTFPDNRALPFDTEPFMLPAIRREKKLLANYADTRDFPATDGTTRWSEHLRHGTLSPREAFRMAKETNAKLWTELIWREFYFMVMDRFPHSMENSFKTQYDNIRWDNDEALFKAWTEGKTGFPIVDAGMRELNNTGYMHNRLRMVTASFLTKSLLIDWRWGEAYFAEKLADYEPASNVGGWQWAAGTGTDAQPYFRIFNPDSQAKRWDPDGEYINKWVPELNSLDYPQPIIDYKASRQRALDRYKQALNP; translated from the coding sequence ATGAAAAAGACGATCCTCTTCTGGCTCCGCAGGGACCTTAGACTTTCCGACAACACCGCCTTGGCCGAAGCCTCACGCACCGGCGCCAAGGTTCTCCCCGTCTTCGTATTCGACCCAAACGATCCCGTCGATCCTTTTGACGGCAACGGACACCGGTTGCGTTTCAAGCTCAAAGCCCTGAGGCAAATGGCCGAACAACTGGCCAAAGCGGGCAAAGCTATCACCGTAACCGTAGGCGACCCGGCCAAAGCGATACCCGAACTGGCCAAAGAACACCAAGCCCAAGCCGTATTCGCCAACAGGCGCTACGAGCCGGACTCGGTGGCGCAAGACGAAGAGGTAAAGAAACAACTGGAACAGGCGGGCGTATCGTTCCAAACACACAAAGACGCCGTAATCTTCGAAGGCAAGGAAATAGTCAACGGACAAGGAGAGCCGTACAAGGTCTTTACGCCTTTTTCAAAAATGTGGAACGCGTCGCTGGACGAGGACCAGCTCGACGGCCAAGCCCGCACGGCATCGCTAGGCGCTTTGCTAGACGGCCCCGTCACGTTTCCCGATAACCGCGCTTTGCCTTTCGATACGGAACCGTTCATGTTGCCCGCCATCAGGCGCGAAAAGAAACTGCTGGCCAACTACGCCGACACCCGCGACTTCCCCGCCACCGACGGCACCACACGCTGGAGCGAACACCTCCGCCACGGCACGCTAAGTCCGCGCGAGGCATTCCGCATGGCCAAAGAAACCAACGCCAAGCTTTGGACCGAGCTAATCTGGCGGGAATTCTACTTTATGGTAATGGACCGGTTCCCCCATTCCATGGAAAACAGCTTCAAAACGCAGTACGACAATATCCGCTGGGACAACGACGAGGCCCTTTTCAAAGCCTGGACGGAAGGCAAGACAGGCTTCCCGATAGTGGACGCCGGTATGCGCGAGCTAAACAACACGGGCTATATGCACAACCGCCTGCGTATGGTTACGGCATCGTTCCTTACCAAATCATTGCTGATAGACTGGCGATGGGGCGAGGCCTACTTCGCCGAAAAACTCGCCGACTACGAACCCGCCTCAAACGTGGGCGGATGGCAATGGGCCGCCGGAACGGGCACAGACGCCCAGCCCTACTTCCGAATCTTCAACCCCGACTCCCAAGCCAAACGCTGGGACCCCGACGGCGAATACATCAACAAGTGGGTGCCCGAGCTCAACAGCCTGGACTACCCCCAACCCATTATCGACTACAAAGCCTCACGACAGCGCGCGCTTGACCGCTACAAGCAGGCTCTCAACCCATAG
- a CDS encoding translocation/assembly module TamB domain-containing protein: MREEQKNEAEQAPKNNAPIKGQRYRRRIFKTVFGITAVFLALWLLMRLPVIQTYLANKISKSIEKTTGMPTTIGKVNFNWFDVLELEDINILDTANVPIIKVKSLTADFSLFSMQTESGLTLDKATIDGADVAVLEHPGTNIITISDWTDRLSKALSGNAPADSTAVDSTDANSPPFVFRINEISLRNSIFRQANPGEEPIENGFDYYNFNLLDINGELENMEVRSDTFMVDILHLTCVDEKTGLKVKKIAGQYLTSPREMEYRNLDLEIGKSHLKTTMKWTYQDYEMGDFNKLVHIDADVKESVVSPKDLGLFNEFVAQQEDIPYIVEGKFVGTVENFMVKDFAVSFGAKSSVMADFEMIGLPNTDETFMTLRFKPSTLDAGDLNPFFTETYDYVKRLHHINFNGQLTGFLNDFVAYGTFKTALGSLNTDINLKLPLDDSPPVFSGSFSSKRFDAGTFLDFPFKADHISANGQISGRGLTLDDMSFKLKSEVDNLRLNGYDYTNINTDAEFSKGIYKGKLNIDDPNLNLISFSAININPGQEQIHIRGALKKALLKQLGFTDKTSFLKTEMEVDLSGLSPDTVEGEVSLNNTYMTYENRALNLGNLTAMSDRSGDKRELSLDSDVIDMRASGIFNLSELPARLALSTEIYLADLLNRPEQTKKLIRKEKRRTYADTDLRIDINFKDFTPVLRLFEPEAHISQNTHLESTYIGGKNNKLELNAYCDSFCWSGFTVSAGSIDFSTERRRGETQNNTHLILTSEEQKTGKVSLLKETLTEIIWTPRNIDFLLSTENDETDTKIELTGTVDYEEGQAKARLNGPKLRMFGNNWSMASDNLVTISDKEFQFEGLSLSSDKQSINIEGAISPDSGKPLNIFVNKLNLAPLGIITGQKVEGDADINFVLRDFYKKPNIIASAETHGISFDGVSVGDFSAVVMQDPATDRVDVFGNLTSEGRELLDINGNYLAERPSPLNIDLTLLDIPLNTAEPFLKDYVSNISGTATGSLKLGSDISHPVLSGQIQLNNGEVKVDYLNTRYRFHGDCDVDENLITLNNIDLTDEEGNKGKVYGDISHEYFQDFAFNIEGDFRNFISLNTTAKDNDLYYGKAYGTGKITVLGPPDNVQFTASLRTEQDSKVYILMDDGEEVDQATFIEFTNLKDQRKNRFENNTKKIQENASIEGFNVVLNLDITPEAHFFIIMDQQTGDLITGNGKGNLRLEIESNEESDFKMYGDFVFNEGVYNFVYQNVILINKNFNIEPDSKVSWSGDPFGAIMDVKATYNLNASFAPLVEDVDKRTATALRRQYPTTVDLLVSGSFTAPVIDFGIRMRGYPESVQITYEDSNTGQERTETYQLGANIRSFLQEMNTDTQELNRQAFMLTMFGYFSPRNTFNVSGTIGNSLSEFMSNQLNSAAGEIINDLEVQLDLGNLTDTQFETLQLRLSYSFLDGRLRLTREGGFTDNSNEASFASVVGDWMLEWNITNDGKWKAKLYNRNNYSNTGGGAGAGLTGNTYITAGASLQHTTDFDSFWDLFRRGRNNKQKQNRRQRRNESPSDSVPTDISPNQDKVRDEKDDPLLAPQGP; the protein is encoded by the coding sequence ATGCGGGAAGAGCAAAAAAACGAGGCCGAACAAGCCCCAAAAAATAACGCACCCATAAAAGGGCAAAGGTACAGACGCAGAATCTTTAAAACCGTTTTTGGCATTACGGCGGTTTTCTTGGCGCTCTGGCTACTTATGCGTTTGCCCGTTATTCAAACCTACCTTGCCAACAAAATCAGCAAATCCATTGAGAAAACCACCGGTATGCCAACCACCATCGGCAAGGTGAATTTCAATTGGTTCGATGTTCTGGAGCTGGAAGACATCAATATTCTGGACACGGCCAACGTCCCCATAATCAAAGTAAAAAGCCTTACCGCCGATTTCAGCTTGTTCTCAATGCAAACGGAATCCGGCCTTACATTGGACAAAGCGACCATCGACGGCGCCGACGTAGCCGTTTTGGAGCACCCGGGCACCAACATCATCACTATTTCCGACTGGACAGACCGGCTTTCGAAAGCACTTTCCGGAAACGCTCCCGCCGATTCCACCGCAGTTGATTCCACTGACGCAAACTCTCCGCCTTTCGTTTTCAGGATTAACGAAATCAGCTTGCGCAATTCCATATTCAGGCAGGCCAATCCCGGCGAAGAACCGATAGAAAACGGCTTCGATTACTATAACTTCAACCTGCTGGACATCAACGGAGAGCTCGAAAACATGGAAGTCCGATCAGATACGTTCATGGTCGACATCCTCCACCTTACCTGCGTGGATGAGAAAACCGGACTGAAAGTAAAGAAAATTGCGGGCCAATACCTGACCTCTCCCAGAGAGATGGAATACAGAAACCTTGATCTGGAAATAGGGAAAAGCCACCTGAAAACCACTATGAAGTGGACTTATCAAGACTATGAAATGGGCGATTTTAACAAGCTTGTCCATATCGACGCCGATGTCAAGGAATCGGTAGTTTCGCCCAAAGACCTCGGTTTGTTCAACGAATTCGTCGCTCAGCAGGAAGACATTCCCTATATCGTCGAAGGAAAATTCGTCGGGACCGTGGAAAACTTCATGGTCAAAGACTTCGCCGTTAGTTTTGGAGCGAAAAGCTCGGTTATGGCCGATTTCGAAATGATCGGATTGCCAAATACCGACGAAACATTTATGACCCTGCGTTTTAAGCCCTCAACCCTCGACGCCGGCGACCTGAACCCCTTCTTCACCGAAACTTACGATTACGTAAAAAGGCTTCACCACATCAACTTCAACGGCCAGCTCACCGGCTTCCTAAACGACTTTGTGGCCTACGGCACCTTCAAGACCGCACTGGGCTCACTGAATACCGACATCAACCTAAAACTCCCGCTCGACGACTCTCCGCCGGTATTTTCCGGATCGTTTTCTTCGAAACGTTTTGACGCGGGTACCTTTCTGGATTTTCCCTTCAAAGCCGATCACATAAGCGCCAACGGACAGATCTCCGGCAGAGGCCTGACTTTGGACGACATGTCCTTCAAGCTCAAGAGCGAAGTGGACAATCTTCGCTTGAACGGCTACGATTACACCAATATCAACACCGATGCGGAGTTCAGCAAAGGGATCTACAAAGGCAAACTGAACATTGACGACCCGAACCTAAATTTGATTTCCTTTTCGGCCATTAACATTAATCCCGGACAAGAGCAGATCCATATTCGCGGCGCCCTGAAGAAAGCGCTTCTCAAACAGCTTGGCTTCACTGACAAAACCTCTTTCCTAAAAACGGAAATGGAAGTCGACCTCAGCGGACTCTCGCCCGACACTGTCGAAGGCGAAGTTAGCCTCAACAACACCTACATGACCTACGAAAACAGGGCGCTAAATTTGGGCAACCTCACGGCCATGTCGGACCGGTCAGGCGACAAACGAGAGCTGAGCCTTGACAGCGACGTAATAGACATGCGGGCTTCCGGAATCTTTAACCTTTCCGAACTTCCTGCAAGGCTAGCGCTATCCACGGAAATCTATCTTGCGGACTTGCTCAACCGCCCCGAACAAACCAAAAAGCTCATCAGGAAAGAAAAAAGAAGGACGTACGCCGACACGGACCTTAGAATCGACATCAACTTCAAAGACTTCACTCCTGTACTCAGGCTCTTCGAACCCGAAGCGCACATCAGCCAGAACACTCATCTGGAAAGCACATATATCGGCGGAAAGAATAACAAGCTGGAATTAAACGCCTACTGCGACAGCTTCTGCTGGAGCGGATTCACGGTAAGCGCCGGAAGTATCGATTTCAGTACGGAAAGGCGACGCGGGGAAACGCAAAACAACACGCACTTGATCCTGACTTCCGAAGAGCAGAAAACAGGCAAGGTATCGCTACTAAAAGAAACACTGACCGAAATTATCTGGACACCCCGCAACATCGACTTCCTGCTCAGTACGGAAAATGACGAAACGGACACCAAAATAGAACTGACTGGCACCGTTGATTATGAGGAAGGACAAGCCAAAGCCCGCCTCAACGGACCAAAACTCCGGATGTTCGGTAACAACTGGAGCATGGCTTCCGACAATCTCGTAACGATAAGCGACAAGGAATTCCAGTTTGAAGGGTTATCCTTATCGTCAGACAAACAGAGCATCAACATAGAGGGAGCCATTTCTCCGGACAGTGGCAAACCGCTAAACATCTTTGTCAACAAACTGAATTTGGCTCCTTTGGGCATTATCACCGGCCAAAAGGTGGAAGGCGACGCCGACATCAACTTCGTCCTTCGGGACTTTTACAAGAAGCCGAACATCATCGCCTCGGCCGAAACGCACGGTATCAGCTTCGACGGCGTATCCGTTGGCGACTTTTCGGCTGTAGTTATGCAAGATCCCGCCACCGACAGAGTTGACGTGTTCGGCAACCTGACCAGCGAAGGCCGGGAGCTTCTCGACATCAACGGAAACTACCTTGCGGAAAGGCCCTCTCCGCTCAATATTGACCTTACCTTGCTGGATATTCCGCTTAATACGGCCGAGCCGTTTCTTAAAGACTATGTTTCCAACATCTCAGGCACGGCCACGGGCAGTCTAAAACTGGGATCCGACATCAGCCACCCCGTGCTTTCGGGCCAAATACAGCTTAACAACGGCGAAGTTAAAGTCGATTACCTCAACACCCGCTACCGTTTCCACGGAGACTGTGACGTGGACGAAAATCTGATTACGCTAAACAACATCGACCTTACGGACGAGGAAGGAAACAAGGGAAAAGTCTACGGCGATATTTCCCACGAATACTTCCAGGACTTCGCGTTTAATATCGAAGGCGATTTCCGCAACTTCATTTCCCTGAACACCACGGCCAAAGACAACGACCTCTATTACGGAAAAGCCTACGGCACAGGCAAAATAACAGTCCTCGGCCCTCCAGACAACGTACAGTTTACGGCGAGCCTTCGCACGGAGCAAGACTCGAAGGTATACATCCTGATGGACGACGGCGAGGAAGTGGACCAAGCCACCTTTATCGAGTTTACCAACCTGAAGGACCAAAGGAAAAACCGCTTCGAGAACAACACCAAAAAGATACAGGAAAACGCTTCCATCGAAGGCTTCAACGTGGTGCTGAACCTCGACATTACGCCCGAAGCGCATTTCTTCATCATCATGGACCAACAGACCGGCGACCTGATTACCGGTAACGGCAAGGGCAACCTAAGGCTGGAAATAGAGAGCAACGAAGAGAGCGACTTCAAAATGTACGGAGACTTCGTATTCAATGAGGGCGTCTACAACTTCGTTTACCAGAACGTCATCCTGATCAACAAAAACTTCAATATAGAACCCGACAGCAAGGTAAGCTGGAGCGGAGACCCATTCGGAGCCATAATGGACGTAAAGGCTACGTATAACCTCAACGCCTCCTTCGCCCCCCTTGTGGAAGACGTGGACAAACGGACGGCCACCGCCCTAAGAAGGCAATATCCGACCACCGTCGACCTGCTTGTGTCAGGGTCGTTCACCGCGCCTGTGATCGATTTCGGCATCAGGATGCGCGGGTACCCCGAAAGCGTCCAGATTACTTACGAGGATTCCAACACTGGCCAAGAGCGCACGGAGACATATCAGCTGGGCGCAAACATCCGCTCTTTCCTTCAGGAAATGAACACCGATACGCAGGAACTAAACCGCCAAGCCTTCATGCTTACCATGTTCGGTTACTTCTCGCCCCGCAACACGTTCAACGTATCGGGTACTATCGGCAACAGCCTCAGCGAGTTTATGTCGAACCAATTGAACAGCGCCGCCGGCGAGATCATCAATGACCTTGAGGTACAGCTGGACTTGGGCAACCTCACCGACACGCAGTTCGAAACCCTGCAACTCAGGCTTTCCTACTCGTTTCTGGACGGAAGACTCCGCCTGACACGCGAGGGAGGGTTCACCGACAACAGCAACGAAGCCAGCTTCGCCAGTGTGGTCGGCGACTGGATGTTGGAGTGGAATATCACCAACGACGGCAAGTGGAAAGCCAAACTCTACAATAGAAACAACTACTCCAACACCGGTGGCGGAGCCGGAGCCGGCCTTACGGGCAACACCTACATCACCGCTGGGGCCAGCCTCCAGCACACTACGGATTTTGATTCTTTCTGGGACCTTTTCCGGCGAGGACGAAACAATAAGCAAAAGCAAAACAGAAGGCAAAGACGAAACGAATCCCCGTCGGATTCCGTACCCACAGACATCTCCCCTAACCAAGATAAAGTTCGAGATGAAAAAGACGATCCTCTTCTGGCTCCGCAGGGACCTTAG
- the tsaD gene encoding tRNA (adenosine(37)-N6)-threonylcarbamoyltransferase complex transferase subunit TsaD, with the protein MKTTILAIESSCDETSASVVIDGKVINNVVATQSVHEQYGGVVPELASRAHQQHIVPVVDQTLKEAGVSKEDLSAVAFTRGPGLLGALLVGASFAKSFALGLDIPLIEVNHMQAHILAHFIDDPKPSFPFICLTVSGGHTQLVLVRDYLDMEVVGKTRDDAVGEAFDKTAKLLGLPYPGGPLIDKYAAEGDAKAFDFPLSDMPELDYSFSGIKTAILYFLRDNMRKDQDFIKNNLADICASVQATFIEMLMRKLRKAAKQYKVKEIAIAGGVSANSGLRKALEKASADYGWNVYVPDFQYCTDNAGMIAMAAHYKYLRGEFVGQDVSPMPRMAL; encoded by the coding sequence ATGAAAACAACGATATTGGCCATTGAGTCTTCTTGCGATGAGACTTCGGCCTCTGTGGTGATAGACGGAAAAGTGATCAACAACGTGGTGGCTACGCAATCTGTACATGAACAGTACGGTGGCGTGGTGCCGGAATTGGCTTCCAGAGCGCATCAGCAACATATAGTGCCGGTGGTGGACCAAACGCTGAAAGAGGCCGGCGTTAGCAAAGAGGATTTGAGCGCCGTGGCTTTCACCCGTGGTCCGGGCCTTTTGGGAGCCTTGTTGGTGGGTGCGTCGTTTGCCAAATCGTTCGCTTTGGGGCTTGATATTCCGCTGATAGAGGTAAACCATATGCAGGCGCATATTTTGGCTCATTTTATCGACGATCCGAAGCCTTCGTTCCCGTTTATATGCCTTACGGTAAGCGGTGGCCATACGCAGTTGGTGTTGGTGCGCGACTACCTGGATATGGAGGTGGTGGGCAAAACCCGTGATGATGCTGTGGGCGAGGCTTTTGACAAAACGGCTAAACTATTAGGTTTGCCATATCCCGGCGGACCGCTTATTGATAAATACGCCGCAGAGGGAGACGCTAAGGCTTTCGACTTTCCGTTATCCGATATGCCCGAGCTTGATTATTCCTTCAGCGGAATCAAAACGGCAATCCTGTATTTCCTTAGGGATAATATGAGAAAGGATCAGGATTTTATAAAAAACAATCTCGCCGATATCTGCGCTTCGGTACAGGCTACGTTTATCGAGATGCTGATGAGGAAGTTGCGCAAAGCGGCGAAGCAGTACAAAGTGAAGGAAATAGCGATTGCCGGAGGTGTTTCCGCCAATTCCGGGCTTAGGAAAGCTTTGGAAAAAGCGTCAGCCGATTACGGATGGAACGTATATGTTCCCGACTTCCAGTATTGCACCGATAACGCCGGAATGATCGCCATGGCGGCGCATTATAAATACTTGCGGGGCGAATTTGTGGGGCAAGACGTTAGCCCGATGCCTAGGATGGCGCTTTGA
- the smpB gene encoding SsrA-binding protein SmpB, producing MSAKNKKKKEERFSKIINIKNRQARYEYSFVDTFVAGMSLFGTEIKSIREAKVNISDAFCVIHKGEVFVRNLHISPFSEGTHANHEPMRERKLLLNKKEIRKLESKMDEKGLTVVPTRLFINNKGLAKLEIALAKGKKLHDKRNDIKERDVKRDLARMKY from the coding sequence ATGAGTGCTAAGAATAAAAAAAAGAAAGAGGAACGGTTTTCTAAAATCATAAATATCAAGAACCGGCAAGCCAGGTACGAATACTCGTTCGTCGATACTTTTGTGGCCGGAATGTCGCTGTTTGGAACCGAAATCAAATCGATTCGCGAAGCCAAAGTGAATATTTCCGACGCTTTTTGCGTGATTCACAAAGGGGAGGTGTTCGTGCGGAATCTGCATATCTCGCCGTTTAGCGAGGGGACGCACGCCAATCACGAACCGATGCGCGAGCGTAAACTTTTGTTGAACAAAAAGGAAATCAGAAAGCTGGAATCCAAGATGGACGAGAAAGGCCTGACGGTGGTTCCTACCAGGCTTTTTATCAACAACAAAGGTTTGGCTAAGCTTGAGATCGCTTTGGCGAAGGGTAAAAAACTGCACGACAAGCGAAACGATATCAAGGAGCGGGACGTTAAGCGCGATTTGGCGAGAATGAAGTATTAA
- a CDS encoding NlpC/P60 family protein, translating to MFGICRLSVAPLRATAADSAEMVTQLLFGDMYEVLETSENGKWLRVKMEFDGYEGWLDLKQHTEISEPFFEVSRKQDFRICLGLTSTFETGKGALTLLAGAVSHYPVNPIFPDETGIAVPEDWKSFGEKLGVDAILAQAKRYMGAPYLWGGRTPFGIDCSGFTQVVFKIGGYSLLRDASMQVQQGEHVDFADRKPGDLAFFVNKEGRVTHVGICLPEGKIIHASGMVRIDTLTEKGIEMEDGTLSHVYGSLRRMKTLESA from the coding sequence ATGTTCGGAATCTGCCGTTTAAGTGTGGCGCCCCTTAGGGCCACGGCCGCTGATAGCGCCGAGATGGTTACCCAATTGCTTTTCGGCGACATGTACGAAGTGTTGGAAACCTCGGAAAACGGGAAGTGGCTTAGGGTAAAGATGGAGTTTGACGGCTATGAAGGCTGGCTGGACCTGAAGCAACATACCGAGATCTCCGAACCGTTTTTTGAAGTGTCCCGCAAGCAGGATTTCAGGATTTGTCTTGGTCTTACGTCGACTTTTGAAACCGGGAAAGGCGCGTTGACGCTTTTGGCCGGTGCGGTTTCGCATTATCCCGTAAATCCGATTTTTCCAGATGAAACGGGAATCGCCGTTCCTGAAGACTGGAAATCTTTCGGCGAAAAATTAGGCGTTGATGCGATATTGGCCCAAGCCAAGCGCTATATGGGCGCTCCGTATCTTTGGGGTGGTCGTACGCCTTTTGGAATCGATTGTTCAGGTTTTACGCAAGTGGTTTTCAAAATCGGTGGTTACAGCCTTTTGCGCGACGCCTCTATGCAAGTGCAACAAGGGGAACACGTCGATTTCGCAGATCGTAAACCGGGGGACTTGGCTTTTTTCGTAAATAAAGAAGGTAGGGTTACCCATGTGGGAATCTGTTTGCCTGAGGGTAAAATCATCCACGCATCCGGAATGGTTCGCATCGATACCTTGACCGAAAAGGGTATAGAGATGGAAGACGGAACGCTTAGTCATGTTTATGGTTCTTTGCGAAGAATGAAAACTTTGGAGAGCGCTTAA
- a CDS encoding PorP/SprF family type IX secretion system membrane protein — protein MRTILNSWKYLRLKIENGHFGTDWFVLCLTFCFMSMGRSSVAQEIPEVIRFDIMPSMVNPAWSGSQGGWSASMLYQPKMLGFESAPQLGAFSFQKSIGSTLGTGLAVSMDKRGPEQLFRLDWDLSSTFAAGEKSSWAFGLRTSVSQFTLRLSSLKPSDGSDPYLGKDIENDMYLDFSAGVGWYSKNAYLGLSVANFYRAPVSVGDAQTTYNANLHVTGFGGVKKKLGYYVVWEPSLLVSVGQDSPLSGTVISNFLFAYETFGAGAFYRSAEVVGATVDYRWELNRDDDKTIMIYYAFGAPINGASLIGTSSHEIGLRISFNKKRNKKPKKEKSEKKEVAPKPRNPRSGSGARYQ, from the coding sequence TTGAGAACTATCTTAAATAGTTGGAAATATTTACGGCTGAAAATAGAAAATGGGCACTTCGGAACCGATTGGTTTGTCCTGTGCCTTACTTTTTGTTTCATGTCTATGGGACGTTCGTCAGTGGCCCAGGAGATTCCGGAAGTGATACGCTTCGATATCATGCCGTCTATGGTCAATCCCGCATGGTCGGGTAGCCAAGGAGGGTGGAGTGCTTCGATGCTTTACCAGCCGAAAATGCTCGGTTTTGAGTCGGCACCGCAGTTGGGTGCCTTTTCGTTTCAGAAAAGTATAGGCTCCACTTTAGGTACGGGTTTGGCCGTGTCAATGGATAAACGCGGACCTGAACAGCTCTTCCGTTTGGATTGGGACTTGTCCTCTACGTTTGCGGCGGGAGAAAAGAGTAGCTGGGCTTTCGGTTTGCGGACTTCGGTGAGTCAATTCACGTTGCGTTTGAGTAGCCTTAAGCCTTCTGACGGCAGTGACCCGTATTTGGGTAAGGATATCGAAAACGATATGTATCTGGATTTTTCCGCAGGAGTGGGATGGTATTCCAAGAATGCGTATTTGGGATTGAGTGTAGCCAATTTTTATCGCGCGCCGGTGTCTGTAGGCGATGCGCAGACTACGTACAACGCAAACCTTCATGTGACAGGCTTTGGAGGGGTTAAGAAAAAGCTTGGCTATTATGTCGTTTGGGAACCTAGCTTATTGGTTAGCGTGGGACAAGATTCGCCGCTGTCCGGTACCGTGATCTCGAATTTTCTTTTCGCTTATGAAACGTTTGGGGCGGGTGCGTTTTATCGTTCCGCCGAAGTCGTTGGAGCCACTGTGGATTACCGTTGGGAGCTTAATCGTGATGATGATAAGACGATTATGATTTACTACGCTTTCGGAGCGCCAATAAACGGGGCGTCGTTGATTGGGACTTCTTCTCATGAAATTGGACTGAGAATCTCATTCAATAAAAAGAGAAACAAGAAGCCGAAAAAAGAAAAATCGGAAAAGAAAGAGGTTGCGCCAAAGCCAAGAAACCCACGATCAGGGTCTGGGGCCAGATACCAATAA